One part of the Tunicatimonas pelagia genome encodes these proteins:
- a CDS encoding glycosyltransferase family 4 protein gives MVSQLKPTVLIVENSIDTTGAFNSIFNYACYAQTEYRFLFILPQKSQLVNRVSQAGFAVETLPFREISKKPINLLLYFPTLLINAFRLNKLVREHKADIVHMNDFYNLVGVMAKAAGGKFVLLTHVRFMPNRFPALLVKFWMKLNLVSSEYIICVSEAVKNCLFSHAKLQVIYDCLSSFPSPPPRSERKENDVIRLLHLAHYIPGKGQDIALNAFAKAYRKNSKLRLRFVGGDMGLDKNKQYIERLKQHAQALEIYPVVEFGEATSNVAEELKKADIFLNFSESESFSMTCLEALASGVPLIATNSGGPAELFEDGESGYLIPNRDAEAGAKAMLLLAEDERIRKRFSQSSISYVRCKFSAENTVRKLANLYAKVVTC, from the coding sequence ATGGTGAGTCAGCTAAAACCAACGGTTCTCATCGTCGAGAATTCAATAGATACTACTGGGGCTTTTAATTCTATCTTCAACTACGCCTGTTATGCCCAAACTGAATACCGTTTCTTATTTATCTTACCTCAAAAAAGTCAGCTAGTAAACCGGGTTAGTCAGGCGGGCTTCGCGGTAGAAACTTTACCTTTCCGAGAGATCAGTAAAAAGCCAATCAACCTTCTTTTGTATTTCCCTACCTTGCTAATCAATGCCTTCCGGCTGAATAAGCTAGTGCGAGAGCATAAGGCAGATATTGTCCACATGAACGACTTCTATAATTTAGTAGGGGTAATGGCAAAAGCTGCCGGGGGAAAGTTTGTGTTGCTAACTCACGTCCGGTTCATGCCTAACCGTTTTCCGGCTCTATTAGTAAAGTTTTGGATGAAACTAAATCTAGTGTCCAGTGAGTATATCATTTGCGTATCTGAGGCAGTAAAGAACTGTTTGTTTTCTCATGCTAAACTACAGGTTATTTACGACTGTCTATCTTCATTTCCCTCGCCACCACCTCGTTCGGAACGAAAAGAAAACGACGTTATCAGGTTACTGCATTTAGCCCACTATATTCCTGGCAAAGGGCAAGATATAGCGTTAAATGCTTTTGCCAAGGCTTATCGAAAAAACTCTAAACTACGTCTTCGTTTTGTGGGAGGCGATATGGGACTAGATAAGAATAAACAGTATATAGAGCGCTTAAAGCAACATGCTCAAGCTTTAGAAATATACCCAGTGGTGGAATTTGGCGAGGCTACTTCCAACGTAGCTGAGGAGTTAAAAAAAGCTGATATTTTTCTCAACTTCTCCGAGTCCGAATCATTCTCTATGACTTGTTTGGAAGCCTTGGCATCAGGTGTTCCTCTGATTGCCACCAATTCTGGTGGGCCTGCCGAATTATTCGAGGATGGTGAGTCGGGCTATCTAATCCCTAATCGGGATGCCGAAGCCGGGGCAAAAGCTATGCTGCTACTCGCCGAAGATGAAAGGATACGAAAGCGTTTCTCTCAAAGTAGTATTTCTTACGTCAGATGTAAGTTTTCCGCTGAAAACACAGTTAGAAAATTAGCCAACCTCTACGCGAAGGTCGTAACTTGCTAA
- a CDS encoding glycosyltransferase family 10 domain-containing protein, with product MKSKTLVRVVKDWGYPERLNLFAQTPHASGIWDNIEFTDEEVDECDYLIIFKNPKKHIKVRCRYTWLISHEPPIIRNRYFINSFKHFDNVFSYYDCPNTTVERTHPLIPWMVFKSYDELTNLKLSEAKLAKGHNRITWVTSNQRNLKGQVARMNFKDYLLTKSVVMDIFGKGFIEVNDKFDVLFPYKYAMAIENFSHQNYWSEKIADCLLSYCLPFYWGAPNLEAFLPRESFVRIDINKPEQALRTILDTINGDEWEKRIDAISEARNIILNKHQFFPAISALIQKNTNEQFLNEKRERSIPANPIPKRITITDQLSYYKKRISRALALS from the coding sequence TTGAAATCAAAAACTTTAGTAAGAGTCGTTAAAGATTGGGGATACCCTGAACGCTTAAACCTGTTTGCTCAAACTCCGCACGCAAGTGGTATTTGGGATAACATTGAGTTTACCGATGAAGAAGTTGACGAGTGTGATTACCTCATTATTTTTAAAAATCCAAAAAAGCATATTAAAGTCAGATGCAGATATACTTGGCTAATAAGTCATGAGCCACCAATAATACGTAACCGATATTTTATCAATTCTTTTAAGCATTTTGATAACGTGTTTTCCTATTATGATTGTCCAAATACTACAGTAGAGAGAACTCATCCTCTCATACCCTGGATGGTATTTAAATCATATGACGAATTAACTAATCTAAAACTATCTGAAGCAAAGTTAGCCAAGGGTCATAATAGGATTACGTGGGTAACTAGTAATCAGAGGAATTTGAAGGGGCAGGTAGCAAGAATGAATTTTAAAGACTACTTACTAACAAAGAGTGTGGTAATGGATATCTTTGGCAAAGGGTTTATAGAAGTCAATGATAAATTTGATGTTTTATTTCCTTATAAATATGCAATGGCGATTGAAAACTTTAGCCACCAAAATTATTGGAGTGAAAAAATTGCAGATTGTCTTTTGTCATACTGCTTGCCATTCTACTGGGGAGCACCAAATTTGGAGGCTTTTTTACCGAGAGAAAGCTTTGTCAGAATAGACATCAATAAACCAGAGCAAGCCTTACGGACAATATTGGATACTATCAATGGTGACGAATGGGAAAAAAGGATAGATGCTATTAGCGAAGCCAGAAATATAATACTGAATAAACATCAATTTTTCCCTGCAATCTCTGCTCTGATTCAGAAGAATACTAATGAGCAGTTTTTAAATGAAAAGAGAGAAAGGTCAATACCAGCTAATCCCATACCCAAACGTATCACGATTACTGACCAGCTTTCCTATTACAAAAAGAGAATCAGTAGAGCTTTAGCATTATCATGA
- a CDS encoding sulfotransferase, whose amino-acid sequence MKNIIVLGSGRSGTSMLTGLFAKSGYFMGGNLYPGRDTNPKGFFESGQINSINEDIIREVAPKRLRLGPIDPFSNRPNRPGQRWLTQLDLNTKLPDSDQYSDRITSLVSQQPFCFKDPRFCYTLPVWKPYLNNTIFLVVFRHPHSTANSMVKEYKAMPYLRGFKFTKQDALNVWHLMYSHILNRHIHDGGNWLFMHYEQILSGECYNVIEEFAEVKVDRGFVDQKLNRNVSREKLEVSLKVVYDSLCEKSKYTELVV is encoded by the coding sequence ATGAAGAATATCATTGTGCTCGGCTCAGGTAGGTCAGGTACTAGTATGTTAACTGGGCTTTTCGCTAAGTCAGGTTACTTTATGGGGGGCAATCTCTATCCTGGAAGAGATACGAACCCTAAAGGCTTTTTTGAGTCAGGGCAAATTAATAGTATTAACGAAGATATTATTAGGGAAGTAGCTCCAAAAAGGTTAAGATTAGGCCCTATTGACCCATTTAGCAATCGGCCAAACCGACCCGGACAGCGGTGGCTGACCCAGCTAGACTTGAACACTAAGCTACCCGACTCAGATCAATATTCTGACCGTATTACTTCCTTAGTGAGTCAGCAGCCTTTTTGCTTCAAAGATCCTCGTTTTTGCTATACGCTACCGGTTTGGAAGCCGTATCTCAATAATACCATTTTTCTAGTAGTGTTTCGGCATCCTCATAGTACTGCTAATAGTATGGTAAAAGAATACAAGGCCATGCCTTACCTGCGAGGGTTTAAGTTTACCAAGCAAGATGCCTTAAATGTTTGGCATCTTATGTATTCGCACATTCTGAACCGTCATATACATGATGGAGGGAATTGGCTGTTTATGCACTACGAGCAGATACTATCGGGAGAATGCTATAATGTGATTGAAGAATTTGCGGAGGTAAAGGTAGATCGGGGGTTTGTAGATCAAAAGCTAAATAGAAATGTGTCAAGGGAAAAATTAGAGGTGTCTCTAAAGGTGGTATATGATTCTCTTTGTGAAAAATCAAAATACACTGAGTTAGTTGTATGA
- a CDS encoding glycosyltransferase family A protein translates to MKISVITWDASFRESFHTVDSFCRQKYSTEDFEFIWVDFYNNQNPTLLDKINSYSNARLLNLKNPISQAWHLGKCLNAGVRESKGNLLIIPDGDVIVADDFLQKIEEAHGNRQNQVIYCRRWDEPAKDHDSVMSYSYDYLNEVCQLNNPTNYAGMISLHRDTLGFVNGYEESAVFSGPGANGWEHYIRLRNAGCSIQWYSEKVFHPHHSFTGTSDKMQEVLKQAKVSHPWIQPYAGLKQSWVIRQRESDLSYKADVEQIEEYLTKLPDLESLLGRKPSRLGKIKKAIAKL, encoded by the coding sequence ATGAAAATATCAGTGATTACTTGGGATGCCTCTTTTCGTGAGTCATTTCACACAGTAGATAGTTTCTGTCGACAAAAGTATTCAACAGAAGACTTTGAGTTTATCTGGGTTGATTTTTACAATAACCAAAACCCAACTCTGCTAGACAAAATAAACTCTTATTCAAATGCCCGTCTGTTGAATTTAAAAAATCCTATTAGTCAGGCTTGGCATTTGGGTAAATGTCTTAATGCTGGGGTAAGAGAGAGTAAAGGTAACCTGTTAATTATACCGGATGGTGACGTGATCGTCGCAGATGATTTTCTACAAAAAATAGAAGAAGCGCATGGTAATAGGCAAAATCAGGTTATTTATTGCCGAAGATGGGACGAACCAGCTAAAGATCATGATTCTGTCATGAGTTATAGCTACGATTATTTAAACGAGGTATGCCAGCTAAACAACCCTACTAACTACGCAGGAATGATCTCGTTACATAGGGATACTCTAGGCTTTGTTAACGGCTATGAGGAAAGTGCTGTATTTAGTGGGCCAGGTGCTAATGGATGGGAGCATTACATAAGATTACGAAATGCGGGTTGTTCTATCCAGTGGTATTCAGAAAAAGTCTTTCATCCTCACCATAGCTTTACGGGAACTTCTGATAAGATGCAAGAAGTACTAAAACAAGCGAAAGTAAGTCACCCTTGGATACAACCTTATGCAGGGTTAAAACAATCTTGGGTGATAAGGCAACGAGAGAGTGACCTTAGCTATAAGGCGGATGTAGAGCAAATAGAAGAATACCTAACCAAACTGCCCGACTTAGAGAGTTTGCTTGGTCGTAAACCTTCAAGATTAGGAAAGATAAAGAAAGCTATAGCGAAGCTATGA
- a CDS encoding glycosyltransferase family 2 protein, translated as MNVLFSIIIPTYNRANTLPRAIKSVLAQTYGNFELIIVDDGSTDDTEAVVKNIEDDRIRYFKKENEERNIARNFGINHAQGDYVCFLDSDDYYYPNHLAAAQKLIVTRKVEIIHLGYEVIDEHEKIIATHNNIPTNINSYLIRDNVFSCNAVVIRQSLLKEVRFINSKVAITSEDHCLWLRLAARAFIHVDNTVTSVVCEHGERSLRNINPEFYRVGTLEIIDELLRDKVFLRRYQKEFNRFIAKKYSFIALIYIINYQSYEAQEYLLKAFRQAPMVIFTNRFLAVTKKVLVRAISK; from the coding sequence GTGAACGTACTTTTCTCAATCATAATCCCTACCTACAATCGGGCAAATACGCTTCCTCGGGCAATCAAGTCGGTACTTGCTCAAACCTACGGGAATTTTGAGTTAATTATTGTAGACGATGGAAGTACCGATGATACCGAAGCAGTGGTAAAGAATATTGAAGATGATCGTATTCGCTATTTTAAGAAAGAAAACGAGGAAAGAAATATTGCCCGCAATTTTGGTATAAATCATGCACAAGGAGATTACGTATGTTTTTTAGATTCGGATGACTACTACTATCCAAATCATTTAGCAGCTGCCCAAAAATTAATTGTAACGAGAAAAGTAGAGATTATACATTTAGGTTATGAAGTAATAGATGAACACGAAAAAATTATTGCTACTCATAATAATATCCCTACTAATATCAACTCATATTTGATTCGTGACAATGTATTTAGCTGCAATGCAGTAGTTATACGGCAAAGCTTGTTAAAAGAGGTCAGATTTATCAACAGTAAGGTGGCTATTACTAGTGAAGATCATTGCCTCTGGTTAAGGTTGGCAGCAAGAGCTTTCATCCATGTGGACAATACGGTAACAAGTGTGGTCTGTGAACATGGTGAACGCAGTCTTCGAAATATAAATCCTGAGTTTTATCGTGTTGGTACGCTTGAAATCATAGACGAGCTACTACGAGATAAAGTATTCCTAAGAAGGTACCAAAAGGAATTTAATAGGTTTATTGCTAAAAAGTATTCGTTCATAGCACTGATTTATATAATAAACTACCAATCTTACGAAGCCCAGGAATACCTATTGAAAGCATTTAGGCAAGCCCCTATGGTTATCTTCACTAATCGATTCTTGGCGGTCACTAAAAAGGTATTGGTTAGAGCGATAAGTAAATGA
- a CDS encoding glycosyltransferase, producing the protein MNTVNGVSVIVCCYNSASRLPQTLKHIAQQKVSNNTSWEVIVVDNASTDNTAGVASQLWQEYGQPTTLKIIYERQAGLSFARHAGFTSAKYEYCLFCDDDNWLGENYVASVFQIMEKDDRIGVLGGIGEAVCEIEPPEWFEAKQASYAVGSQSLAEGDITHSRGFVYGAASTYRKSVYWSLRKNGYEGFLTGRKGGKMTAGDDSELCYNYAIKGYKIYYSPRLKFKHFIPANRLTESYYQKMCEGFTNSRVVLTLYQYRLFQHQILSRKFLWLRETLNAFYYEFKSVGQFKLKETFAYALILNRSTFLRTLKYLKSV; encoded by the coding sequence ATGAATACAGTAAATGGAGTATCCGTAATTGTCTGCTGCTACAATAGTGCTTCTCGGTTACCGCAGACTCTAAAGCATATTGCTCAACAGAAGGTAAGCAACAATACCAGTTGGGAGGTAATTGTAGTAGATAATGCTTCTACGGACAACACCGCAGGGGTTGCTTCGCAACTTTGGCAAGAATACGGGCAACCTACTACCTTAAAGATAATATATGAGAGGCAAGCTGGGTTGAGCTTTGCCCGTCATGCAGGTTTTACCAGTGCCAAGTACGAATACTGTCTGTTTTGCGATGATGATAATTGGTTGGGTGAGAACTATGTAGCTTCTGTTTTCCAAATAATGGAAAAAGATGACCGCATTGGCGTTTTAGGAGGAATAGGGGAAGCTGTCTGTGAGATAGAACCACCCGAGTGGTTTGAAGCTAAACAGGCAAGCTACGCGGTTGGTTCTCAGTCGCTAGCTGAAGGAGATATAACGCACAGCCGGGGATTTGTGTACGGTGCGGCTTCTACCTACAGAAAATCAGTTTATTGGTCGCTACGCAAGAATGGCTATGAGGGGTTTTTAACTGGACGCAAGGGAGGTAAAATGACGGCTGGCGATGATTCAGAGTTATGCTACAACTACGCTATAAAAGGTTATAAAATATATTATTCACCGAGGCTAAAGTTCAAGCATTTTATTCCAGCTAATCGACTTACTGAAAGCTATTATCAAAAAATGTGTGAAGGGTTTACAAATTCTAGAGTAGTGCTAACGCTATACCAATATAGATTATTTCAGCATCAGATATTGAGTAGAAAATTTTTGTGGTTGAGAGAAACACTAAACGCTTTCTACTATGAGTTCAAGTCAGTTGGTCAGTTTAAGTTAAAAGAGACATTTGCGTATGCGCTAATACTGAATCGGTCTACTTTTCTGAGAACATTAAAATACTTGAAAAGTGTCTGA
- a CDS encoding glycosyltransferase, which yields MKSQVSDTVFIITPSLDFGGAQRSVANIANLLSSRYRVYVVIFNRESKIVFYPNAKVIDLKIGGGKNLLHKAFLFFQRCRNLYKLKKQYKPIVCISFLEGANYINILSSYTSKTFISIRGSKMHDKEINGTIGFIRKRLLIPVLYSFADKIITLSEGLKNEMIKNFWQNESKIKTVYNFYDIKKVIDGSKEDIGDENVAGIFDSSPILITSSRLHPQKDHNTLLTVFRRVLDIKACKLVLVGDGILYEQLIETATELGLSTFSLKSNQTCTNQYDVYFLDYQCNPYKYLRKSALFLFTSLWEGFGNSLAEAMICGTPVISTDCPTGPRELLAPGTDVTYQTTKLEETPYGWLMPMLESQSAIDQWVDIIVRLLEKPELAKVKANAAQYRMEEFSQEKIAQRWFDLIERM from the coding sequence ATGAAATCTCAAGTTTCAGATACTGTATTTATCATTACCCCTTCGTTAGACTTTGGTGGAGCGCAGAGAAGTGTTGCTAACATCGCTAACTTGCTGTCAAGTCGCTATCGGGTATATGTCGTTATATTTAACAGAGAAAGCAAGATAGTATTTTACCCCAACGCCAAAGTTATTGACCTCAAGATAGGAGGTGGAAAAAATTTACTACATAAGGCTTTCTTGTTCTTTCAAAGATGCAGGAATTTGTATAAGCTTAAAAAGCAGTATAAGCCAATAGTTTGTATTAGTTTTCTAGAGGGGGCAAACTACATCAATATCCTTTCCTCTTATACAAGTAAGACTTTTATCAGCATAAGAGGATCTAAAATGCACGACAAAGAGATAAATGGAACAATAGGTTTTATCCGTAAAAGATTGTTGATACCGGTATTGTATAGCTTCGCAGATAAAATAATAACGCTAAGTGAAGGCTTGAAAAACGAAATGATAAAAAACTTTTGGCAGAACGAAAGTAAGATAAAAACTGTCTACAATTTCTACGATATAAAAAAAGTTATAGACGGTTCAAAAGAAGATATTGGTGATGAAAATGTAGCTGGAATTTTTGATTCTTCTCCTATTTTAATCACCAGTAGTAGATTACATCCTCAGAAAGATCACAATACGCTACTTACTGTCTTCAGAAGAGTACTTGACATAAAGGCATGCAAGCTTGTATTAGTAGGAGATGGTATCTTATATGAACAATTGATAGAGACAGCTACGGAGTTAGGTTTAAGCACATTTTCTTTAAAGTCTAATCAAACTTGTACCAATCAGTACGATGTGTATTTCTTAGACTATCAATGTAATCCCTATAAGTATTTACGCAAGTCGGCACTATTTCTCTTCACTTCTTTGTGGGAAGGTTTTGGTAATTCTCTCGCTGAGGCCATGATCTGCGGCACCCCCGTTATCAGCACCGATTGCCCCACCGGGCCGCGCGAACTATTAGCCCCCGGCACCGATGTTACCTACCAAACTACTAAGTTGGAAGAAACTCCCTACGGCTGGTTGATGCCGATGTTGGAAAGCCAGTCGGCTATAGACCAGTGGGTAGATATAATTGTTCGATTGCTGGAAAAGCCTGAACTGGCAAAAGTTAAAGCAAATGCTGCCCAATACCGCATGGAAGAATTTAGCCAAGAGAAGATTGCCCAGCGGTGGTTTGATCTGATTGAGCGGATGTAA
- a CDS encoding STELLO glycosyltransferase family protein has protein sequence MVKYIVITTINPKTPAVESFERKEGWSVLLIGDTKSQEIENSNNLTFLNVETQKSLPYTLIRKCPHNHYTRKNIGYLYALQKGAELIYDTDDDNLPYEDWGFPNFNVEISTLSGSKFCNIYSYYTDEKVWPRGFPLELINSAVNFTETKEQQAVGVWQGLADLDPDVDAIHRLIFGKTIRFEANEPIVLDKGVYCPFNSQNTLWQREMVPYAYLPATVTFRFTDILRGYIAQRCLWEHGKKLGFTKATVYQERNEHDLLKDFESEIPCYLEIGKLVQILDGLVLSNDFDNNLMIIYQALIKEGIVPEAELPILKAWINDIGKIIT, from the coding sequence ATGGTTAAGTATATAGTCATAACTACAATCAATCCCAAAACTCCGGCGGTAGAGAGTTTTGAGAGAAAGGAAGGTTGGTCTGTACTACTGATAGGCGATACGAAAAGCCAAGAGATAGAAAATAGCAATAACCTTACTTTTTTAAATGTAGAAACACAGAAATCCCTGCCCTATACTCTAATTAGAAAATGCCCTCATAACCATTATACTCGAAAAAATATTGGCTACTTATATGCTTTACAAAAGGGTGCAGAACTAATTTATGATACTGACGATGATAATTTGCCCTACGAAGATTGGGGCTTTCCGAACTTTAATGTAGAAATCAGTACCCTAAGCGGGAGTAAATTTTGCAATATCTACAGCTACTACACCGACGAAAAAGTTTGGCCTCGTGGTTTTCCGTTAGAATTAATAAACTCAGCGGTAAATTTTACCGAGACAAAAGAACAGCAGGCTGTGGGCGTATGGCAAGGTTTAGCTGATCTTGACCCCGATGTAGATGCTATTCATCGCTTAATTTTTGGCAAAACTATACGCTTTGAAGCAAACGAGCCTATCGTATTAGATAAAGGGGTATATTGTCCTTTCAATTCTCAAAATACGCTTTGGCAGCGGGAAATGGTACCTTATGCTTACCTTCCTGCTACTGTAACATTCCGCTTTACCGATATTCTCAGGGGATATATTGCCCAGCGTTGTTTGTGGGAACATGGTAAAAAACTAGGATTTACAAAAGCAACCGTTTATCAAGAACGGAATGAGCACGATCTCTTAAAAGACTTTGAGTCTGAGATACCTTGTTATCTAGAGATAGGTAAGTTGGTGCAAATACTAGACGGCTTAGTTCTAAGTAACGATTTTGATAATAACTTAATGATTATTTATCAGGCTCTGATTAAAGAAGGAATTGTACCCGAAGCGGAACTTCCCATTCTAAAGGCATGGATAAATGACATAGGAAAAATAATAACATGA
- a CDS encoding glycosyltransferase family 2 protein: MSDRNKAHWPKISIVTPSYNQGQYIEETILSVINQNYPNLEYIIIDGGSTDNTVEIIKNYEKHITYWVSEPDQGQSHAINKGFKKSTGDILGWINSDDYYTSDTFSTIVDIIQPKQLMLLYGNASYYFQDTDSFKEVDVVARNRKKILPFDLGFIQPATFWTKWLWEEVGELNEELHYAFDLDWYLRGLNKGKHISTSRELAIYRIHGDHKTSNGGEEREKEILTSIDKNGYRKYANVLSNLNRRVATKSSFFTDRLLLGKAFFSIYRVFNPSLWKLSVNEISQLFTKRRAM, from the coding sequence GTGTCTGACCGGAACAAAGCTCATTGGCCTAAAATCTCAATTGTAACTCCTAGCTACAATCAGGGGCAATACATCGAGGAAACAATTCTTTCGGTTATCAATCAGAACTACCCGAATCTAGAATATATCATTATTGACGGGGGGAGTACCGATAATACGGTTGAGATCATCAAAAACTACGAAAAGCATATTACCTATTGGGTAAGTGAACCTGACCAAGGGCAAAGCCATGCAATCAATAAAGGGTTTAAAAAATCAACTGGCGATATTTTGGGTTGGATCAATAGCGATGATTACTATACATCTGATACTTTTAGTACCATAGTGGATATCATTCAACCTAAGCAATTGATGCTACTATACGGAAATGCTTCGTATTATTTTCAGGATACAGACTCTTTTAAAGAGGTAGACGTGGTTGCCAGAAATAGGAAAAAAATACTGCCATTTGATTTGGGATTTATTCAGCCTGCTACCTTTTGGACTAAGTGGTTGTGGGAGGAGGTAGGAGAGCTAAATGAGGAACTACATTATGCCTTTGATCTTGATTGGTATCTCAGAGGTTTAAACAAGGGTAAACATATAAGCACCTCAAGAGAATTAGCAATTTATAGGATACATGGTGATCATAAAACGTCTAACGGTGGCGAAGAACGAGAGAAAGAAATATTGACCTCCATAGATAAAAATGGATATAGAAAATATGCAAACGTTTTAAGTAACTTAAATAGAAGGGTGGCTACCAAATCTTCTTTTTTTACAGATCGTCTTCTGCTGGGGAAAGCTTTTTTTTCAATTTACCGTGTATTTAATCCTAGCTTATGGAAGCTATCAGTTAACGAAATTAGTCAGCTTTTTACTAAGAGACGTGCAATGTAG
- the vapB gene encoding type II toxin-antitoxin system VapB family antitoxin, translated as MEDQIILEKVKNLESAQQAQVLDFIEFLEQKHNRRPSPQFGSGKGTFEMLPDFGEPLDDFKEYQ; from the coding sequence ATGGAAGATCAGATAATCTTAGAAAAGGTAAAAAATCTTGAGTCTGCCCAGCAAGCACAGGTGCTAGATTTTATCGAGTTTTTAGAGCAGAAACATAATCGTCGCCCTAGTCCGCAATTCGGTAGTGGCAAAGGAACCTTCGAGATGCTACCCGACTTTGGTGAGCCTTTGGATGATTTTAAGGAGTATCAATAA
- a CDS encoding polysaccharide pyruvyl transferase family protein, with amino-acid sequence MKRILLKGYYGFGNLGDDILMKVSYTILKEKYPDASISIFSENTPNNPNFTDTARFNHYIRALLENELPLVDWTDQSHYDLLFNGGGGIYKDHSYGNWQYIALNAVARRLSPQRIRQLENSVRERANKPSPISFDRRVGFGLSIGPFRKSSPSYVRKVSELGSYDELFVRDEASMNFLKTTGFASNYYRTTDIAFLSDYWLPPSLTVNKSTDPRNIGVILLDWHENNDIYFKNIKQVVKQLEQDGYEVSFFSFQEGYDQRYQGFFQGKVIAWNPNKYSLEQFLFLLRKQHLIITARAHGAIIGACLGVPSICLGVTLKLEEVSKMLLRSSSLIAPPFCPTDIVPAVQKMVGNYPDYLDSLQVDLCENKKQIDASVKKLLNTL; translated from the coding sequence ATGAAACGAATACTACTCAAAGGCTACTACGGCTTCGGCAACTTAGGAGACGATATTTTGATGAAGGTATCCTATACGATTTTGAAGGAGAAGTATCCTGATGCTAGTATCTCTATCTTTTCAGAAAACACTCCCAATAACCCCAATTTCACCGACACAGCAAGGTTCAACCACTATATCCGGGCACTCTTAGAAAATGAACTTCCACTAGTAGATTGGACAGATCAAAGCCATTACGATCTGCTATTCAATGGGGGAGGGGGGATATATAAAGATCATAGCTACGGAAACTGGCAATATATCGCTTTAAATGCAGTAGCTAGACGGCTATCGCCACAACGCATTAGGCAACTGGAAAACAGTGTTCGCGAGAGAGCTAACAAGCCCTCCCCGATCAGTTTTGACCGCCGTGTAGGATTCGGGTTGAGTATTGGGCCGTTCAGAAAGAGCTCACCAAGTTACGTAAGAAAAGTGTCGGAACTTGGCTCATACGATGAGCTATTCGTAAGAGACGAAGCCAGTATGAACTTTCTGAAAACTACTGGCTTCGCCAGTAACTACTATCGTACTACTGATATTGCTTTCCTATCAGACTACTGGTTACCCCCAAGCCTAACAGTTAACAAAAGCACAGATCCCCGAAATATCGGTGTCATACTACTAGACTGGCACGAAAACAACGATATTTATTTTAAAAATATAAAGCAGGTAGTTAAGCAACTAGAGCAAGATGGTTACGAAGTATCATTCTTCTCTTTTCAGGAAGGTTATGACCAAAGATATCAGGGTTTTTTTCAAGGAAAAGTTATCGCCTGGAACCCTAACAAGTATTCGCTGGAGCAATTTCTTTTTTTGCTACGAAAGCAGCATCTAATTATTACGGCGCGGGCTCATGGAGCTATTATTGGGGCTTGTTTGGGAGTGCCTTCTATCTGTTTGGGTGTTACGCTAAAGTTAGAAGAAGTAAGCAAGATGCTACTGCGTTCATCAAGCCTAATTGCGCCCCCGTTTTGCCCGACTGATATAGTACCAGCTGTACAAAAGATGGTTGGTAACTATCCTGACTACTTAGATAGTTTACAGGTAGACTTATGCGAAAATAAGAAGCAGATTGACGCTTCAGTAAAGAAATTATTAAATACGCTCTAA